ATTTGTGGGCGATGGCATTAACGATGCGCCGGTTTTAATGCGGGCCGATGTCGGATTTGCGATGGGGGCTTTCGGAAGTGATGCTGCGATGGAAGCGGCAGATATTGTTCTCATGGATGACGATGTGCGAAAAATTCCGCAGACGATTTCCATTGCAAAGCGGACACAAAAAATTGTTACCGAAAATGTCGTCTTTGCGCTTTCGGTAAAAGGAATTATTCTTCTTCTCGGCGCATGCGGTTTTGCAAATATGTGGCTCGCGGTTTTTGGCGATGTCGGTGTAACGGTGCTCGCCATTTTCAATTCGATGAGAATGCTTCGGCAAGAAAAGAAATTCACTTTGCATTCTTCTTGTTGAATTGTTATAATTGGGGCTATGAACAACGGTTTTGATCACTTGAATGTGCAAAATATTGAAGTCGCTGGATTTATCCGCGAAGTTTTCGGTTACATTACCCGATTCAAAGGGCAACTGTTTATTCTGAAAATTGAAGACTGCTTGATGGATCATCCGCTGTTTCCTGTTTTGATTCGCGACATTACGCTTTTGCATAAAATCGGTGTCAAAATTTTAATCGTTCCGGGAACTCGCAATAGCATCGATCGCCAGCTGAAAGCGTGGGAAATCGATTCGGATTTTGAAAGCGGAGTTCGCTTGACGACAGAAGAAGCGTTGCCTTTAATTGAACAAGCTTCTCTCGGCGCAGCGCAGCGCATCATGAGTCATTTGACAGCGGGCGGTTGCCACGGCATGCAAGGAAACTGGGTTGCGGCGCGCAGCATGGGAATTATCGATGGCGTGGATTATATGCGGACCGGTCGCATTGAACGCATTGAAAAAAATATTCTCGAACATTTGCTTTCCGAAGATTACATTCCCATTATTCCGCCGATCGGTTGGAATAAAATCGGTCATGCGTATAATATTTCGAGTACAGAACTCGCCATGGAATTGTGCAAATATTTGACGGTGGGAAAACTATTCTTCATCGGCAGCGAAAACGGCATCCGCGCCGAAGGTTTGCATACGGGCGCACAAACGAAATATTTGGATGTGACCGATAACGGAGTCATCTCGGCGTTAGATATTGAACAAGCGCAAGAAATTTTGGATTTGAATCCGGACAAATTAAATTTTGCGCAAATTGATTATTTGAAAAATGCGATTAGCGCTTGCAAAGCGGGCGCAAAACGTGTGCATTTAATCAGCGGTGAAACGCAGGGAAGTGTTCTGCAAGAAGTCTTCTCGAGCCGCGGTGATGGAACGATGGTTTACGCAAACCAATATTCGAGTATTCGCCCTGCGACGACAGACGACATTCCCGATATTTTGCGGATTATGCAAGATTATATTGCGAAGGGCTTCTTGATTCCGCGAACGCAAGAATCGATTTCCGAAAAATTGCCGGACTATGTCGTTTATGCAATTGATAATGTGATTCACGGTTGCGGTGCATTGCACGCCTTCGAAGATAACACCGCAGAAGTCGCTGCCATTGCTGTCGCAGCAAACTATCGCAAATCAGGAGTGGGCGCAGCGATTGTACGGCACTTGGTTGCTACGGCAAAAATGCGCGGTTATCGGATGGTTTTCCTTCTCACGACACAAGCCCTCGATTGGTTTTATCAACTCGGATTTAAAGACGGCACATTGGAAGAATTGCCAAAAACAAAACGCGATCATTATAATCACAAAAGAAATTCGCGTATTTTGGTGATGAATTTGTAATGTCGTCGTGCAATGATTGATAATTTTGCATCGCTTTGCAGTTAAATTTTCATTTTAAAAATTCTTTTTGCCTTTTCGCCTGCAAGCCCCTGGATCACAAAAGTGCTTGCAATTAGCAATAGGACAATTCCATAAATTGCTGCTTTGATGCCAAGCGACAGATCCAAGCTGTAGTTTAAAAGTGCGTATAGAACTGTTAACGATATAATCCAAAATCCCTGGATCGTCAAATTGAATTTATACGGCCAGTAACCCATTTTATAAAGGTACAAGTTCATCCAAATGCATTGCATGATTTGGTAGGACATCGATGAAATCGCGGCTCCGGCAATTCCGAATAAAGGAATCAAGAGCTTGTTTAGCACAAGGGCGAAAACAAGGGAAAATACATTCATCATAAACATGAATTTACTCTTTCCGAGTCCGTTAATGACTGAGCCTGAAAGCCCGAACATTCCGTTGATTAAATTTCCAATCATCAAAATTCCAAGGACCGCAACAGGATTCTCCTTGGTAATAAACGATTTCCCTGCAATCATCATGGTCTGCTCCGGAAACAGGACGATGAAAAATCCAATCGTTAATTGAATCAAGGTTACCATCGATACGCAGTAAGAAAATACGGGCTTTAAATCGGTTGTTAAGCGTTCCTTAGACATGCCTGCGACAACGGGCTGTAAAATCGGGTTGTAGCTTTGCCGAATTGTTTTTAGACCGTTAGAAATCGTGATCATCACCGCATAAATTCCTGCGGCTTCGGAGCCGATTAACGCAAGGACCATCCACAAGTCAACGCGCGTTAAAAACGCCGATACGATTTCCGAAAATCCGAGCGGCAACGAAAAGTCCAAAAGTTCCTTGGGCATTTTTTCTTTGGCAAACCAGCGCAGTTGTGGAAATTGCCTGTTCATTAAGAACACGTAAACGAAAACGCCTAAAACGTTGGCCGCAAATAGCCCAGTCGGTAAGGCGAGCTTTTGCGTAAACCCAATAAAATAAAGCAAAAGAGCGATGAGCGGAGCAAGCGTTGTGACCGCAAAATCGTTAATGAAAATTTTATACTGTGGATGACGATTTCCTTCGGAAGCGCCTGCAAAAAGCAAGAGAGCCGCATAAGGGATAATCGAAAGCGCGTAAATGGAAATTTCGGTCGAAGAAAGCATCGCAAGTCCTTTTGAAACGCTTTGCAGTCCGAAAAAGGAACCGACCCAAATGACAACAGAGATAATCAATGCGAATAAGAGGGTTAATCGTAAAGACGAAAGAATCCCTTCGTGCGGCGTTCGGTGGCAAACGATGTTTTGCGGCAAATAGCGATGCAAGCCCTTGTCGAGTCCAAGAATCGAAACGCGGCAAAGCGTTAAAATCAAAAGCTGCGTCGAAACGTAAACGCCAAAAATTTCTTTTCCGAAAGTGCGTGCGATGACAATCGTTAAAACGGGAGCGATAACTTTGAGCGCTGTCCCTAAAAAGGTAAACAGTGTACTCCTCATTAAAAACTTTTGGTCCGAATGAATAGAATTCATGATGATTTAATTTTTTAAGAGTTAAAGAAAATAATTTTCTATCCATTGATTTATTTCGTATTGATTTACAATATTTTCAGGAATTTCTTGATAAGGCACTTGCATAAAATCTTTTAAATGGTCTAATTTATTATCGTGAATGATATAAATATTTGCGGGATTGTAAAAATCAAAATGCTTGATGTATTCGTTGTTGGTAACCAGTTTTTTCTTCAAAAATAAAGCATCGAAAGGACGCAGAGAAAGCCCGGTTTGATTTTCACTTACTAAATCTAAAATGCATTTGGATTCGGCGGAATATAAAATGTTGTCGTAAGGTGAAATTTGAGATTCTTTATTTTCGATAATGAAAAATTTTGTTGAAAAATTCATCGCAGAAAGTTTTGCTTGAATGGATTGAAGTAAGTCTTTTCGCCCTTTATTTTTCCCGACAAAGTAAAAATCTTGTTTGATTGAAAATTTTTTTATTTCAGGTTTTCGATTTACATTTTTGACTAATTGAATTTGATAAAATTCACTGTCATGAAAGTCAAAAGTGAAAAAATGAAAATGATTTTTCTTTAATTGAGATAGCGCTTTTTGAATTTGTTTGGGTTGATTGCTCCAACGCGTAAGCGGATTCCAAAAAAAGACATTTTTCAAAATAGATTTTTTTAGAATTGCATTTAACATTTTGTATTCAGCAAAATAACAACTGTCCCAAAATAAAATATTGCAATCAATTTTTTGTAATGCTTTTCGAGTTTGCTTTTTGTAGCGGAAAAGAAATGCAAAAAAATACAAGTGTAATTTTAAAAAGATACCGTAAAAAAGAATTCGAATTTTGTTTTGGGTAATTGCGAGTTCTAATTTGTTTGCATTGGACAAATGAAGTCCATTCACAACATAATTTGCTGCTTTAAATTTGGGATTGTAAATAATGGTTAATTTATTCATTATCTTCAAATATATAAACTTATTCTCATTGCTTGCAAAAAAAATTTAAATAATAAATGCAATAAAAATGCGAAAAATCGGAGAATTTCTTTTGAAGAAAACTAGGATTGGAAATAGAAATGTGACAAATGCAAATCATCGGCTTTTTAATTTTTCTAAATTTGCAAATCAAAGCGGCTTCATTTTGTGCTGTTTTTAGATTAGGTGAAAATGATGGATTTGAAAAAAATGGAAGATGGCTTCCGCATGATTCTCGAAGGCATGGGCGAAGACATCCATCGCGAAGGCCTTTTGGATACGCCGAAGCGCGTCTCAAAAATGTACGCAGAACTGATGACCAGTTTGAATGCGGACAAAAATCCTGCCGATATTCTCAAAACGCGATTCCACGAAAAGTATGACGAAATGATCGTCGTGCCGAATATCGAATTTGCGAGTATGTGCGAACATCATTTTTTGCCGTTTACCGGGCGCGCTTTTGTCGCTTATATTCCGGGCGACTGCGTTGTCGGACTTTCGAAAATTCCTCGTGTCGTCGAATACTTTGCGCGGATGCCGCAGATTCAAGAACGCATGACGCGGCAAATTGCGGAACTCATTCAGAACGAACTCAATCCGCGGGGAGTGGCAGTTCTTTTGGAAGCTTCGCACATGTGCATGACGATGCGCGGAGTCAAGAAGCCGGGCGCTACGATGGTGACGACGCAACTTCTCGGGCGCTTTAAAACCGACGAAAAAACGCGCGCTGAATTTATGACTTATATTCATCGCGAAGGCTAAATGCTGACTTTTTTCGGAGGATAAAAAAATTTTTTTTGATTCCCGAAAAGGCGACAAATTTTACGGCGAAACTGACAAATCTGCATGAAAATTCCCTAAAATGGACGAAAATCGCCAAAAATGGGGACGAAAAAGCTCCGAAAATTGACGAAAACGAGAAGACATTTTTGTAACATTATTGTTAAAGCGCTACATTTTTGTCGTTTGAAAATTTCAAAACCCCTTTACTCAATTCGCTTGAACTAGTAATTTTCTACTAGACGATCGCAAAGGAGATGGATCCTTTGCGCTGACGATAGGAGACATATGAAGGCTCAAGGCTTATACAACCCGCAGAACGAACACGATGCGTGCGGCGTTGGCTTCGTTCTCAATATGAATGGAAACCGTGAACACGGAATTGTGAAAAAGGGCGTTAAAGTTCTTTGCAATCTTCTTCACCGCGGTGCAACTGGCGCAGATGTCAACACAGGCGACGGCGCAGGTCTTTTGATTCAAACTCCGGATAACTTCTTCAAAAAGTCTCTGAAAATGAAGCTTCCGGAACTTGGCCATTATGCAGTCGGCATGCTCTTTTTGCCGCAAGATAAATCGAAACGCGAAAGCGTGATGGCTCTCATCGAAAAAATTGCGAAGGAAGAAAATTTCAAAATTCTCGCTAGCCGCGATGTTCCGGTTGAGCCTTCGGCGGTGGGCGATTCTGCTCGCGCTGTGATGCCGTTTATCGCTCAGGTGTTTCTTCAGTCGAACGAAGATTTAACGGGCGAAGATTTGGAACGCGCTCTTCTCGTCGTGCGGAAACGTGCTGAACACGAATCGGGACTTTCTGCAGAAGGCGCTGACGGATTTTATGTGGTGAGCTTGTCTGCGCGCACTTTGATTTATAAAGGCATGATGACTGCGCCGCAGGTTCCGGTTTTCTATCCGGATTTGAATGATAAGAATATGGAAAGCGCTGTGGCCGTTGTGCACCAACGTTATTCGACAAATACTTTCCCAAGTTGGCCTCTCGCGCAACCGTTCCGCTTTATGGCGCATAATGGCGAAATCAATACCATCCGCGGAAACCGCAACTGGATGAATGCTCGCGAAAAGAATATTGCGTCTCCGCTTTTTGGCGAAAACATTAAGAAGTTGACTCCGATTCTCGAAAAGAATTCGAGCGACTCGGGCAACTTAGACAATGTGCTTGAACTTTTGACTTTGGGTGGCCGCGAAGTGGG
Above is a window of Hallerella porci DNA encoding:
- the argA gene encoding amino-acid N-acetyltransferase, yielding MNNGFDHLNVQNIEVAGFIREVFGYITRFKGQLFILKIEDCLMDHPLFPVLIRDITLLHKIGVKILIVPGTRNSIDRQLKAWEIDSDFESGVRLTTEEALPLIEQASLGAAQRIMSHLTAGGCHGMQGNWVAARSMGIIDGVDYMRTGRIERIEKNILEHLLSEDYIPIIPPIGWNKIGHAYNISSTELAMELCKYLTVGKLFFIGSENGIRAEGLHTGAQTKYLDVTDNGVISALDIEQAQEILDLNPDKLNFAQIDYLKNAISACKAGAKRVHLISGETQGSVLQEVFSSRGDGTMVYANQYSSIRPATTDDIPDILRIMQDYIAKGFLIPRTQESISEKLPDYVVYAIDNVIHGCGALHAFEDNTAEVAAIAVAANYRKSGVGAAIVRHLVATAKMRGYRMVFLLTTQALDWFYQLGFKDGTLEELPKTKRDHYNHKRNSRILVMNL
- a CDS encoding oligosaccharide flippase family protein gives rise to the protein MNSIHSDQKFLMRSTLFTFLGTALKVIAPVLTIVIARTFGKEIFGVYVSTQLLILTLCRVSILGLDKGLHRYLPQNIVCHRTPHEGILSSLRLTLLFALIISVVIWVGSFFGLQSVSKGLAMLSSTEISIYALSIIPYAALLLFAGASEGNRHPQYKIFINDFAVTTLAPLIALLLYFIGFTQKLALPTGLFAANVLGVFVYVFLMNRQFPQLRWFAKEKMPKELLDFSLPLGFSEIVSAFLTRVDLWMVLALIGSEAAGIYAVMITISNGLKTIRQSYNPILQPVVAGMSKERLTTDLKPVFSYCVSMVTLIQLTIGFFIVLFPEQTMMIAGKSFITKENPVAVLGILMIGNLINGMFGLSGSVINGLGKSKFMFMMNVFSLVFALVLNKLLIPLFGIAGAAISSMSYQIMQCIWMNLYLYKMGYWPYKFNLTIQGFWIISLTVLYALLNYSLDLSLGIKAAIYGIVLLLIASTFVIQGLAGEKAKRIFKMKI
- the folE gene encoding GTP cyclohydrolase I FolE gives rise to the protein MMDLKKMEDGFRMILEGMGEDIHREGLLDTPKRVSKMYAELMTSLNADKNPADILKTRFHEKYDEMIVVPNIEFASMCEHHFLPFTGRAFVAYIPGDCVVGLSKIPRVVEYFARMPQIQERMTRQIAELIQNELNPRGVAVLLEASHMCMTMRGVKKPGATMVTTQLLGRFKTDEKTRAEFMTYIHREG